TCATATTTCGTAGTTTTTGTAAATTTGAAGTTGTTATATTTTGATTAACATTACTATGTGGTAGGCTTACCTCGTCTTAGagactaggcgccatcacgacctctgCGGTAGGATTTTTTGTCGTGACAAGTGATATTCGGCTTAATATATGCATATTTTAATGTATATTGCCTCGCATTATGCTCATGTCTGGTAATTCCGGATGTGTaatataatgatttgtgctaatttgtGGTATTTCTATATGTAGGAATCATTCATATGCGATTTGGGATGAAAGTGCGTGAATTGGAGCAAAAATGGGAAGAGAATGCAAAAGTGGCCAGTTgagcgccacaggcagcgtggggcgctacctgtggcgcacaAAATAGTGTGATGAAGAGGTTGAGCGGCAGGGCCAGCGCCCCAAACTGCCCTGGGTGCTGGTGACGCAGAAGTGGCCTATTTCGAttgggactcggttatttcgaccccaagatGCCTCCacctcatataaaagccaacctaaacctattttgaggGGAAGGACGTGACTTTGAGAGAGAAACTAAAGTACGAAATACTTGGGAGAACGAATTTGATTaattcttccattcttcttctagtattcactgattttatgtttgaaaacattatttttgatgattgtgtgaacatgagtggctaagaaccccaTTGTTCTGGGGTcttgggtgctacatgaatgttgacgttcgaatctagagttgaactcgaaagtgcgAATTCTagatttcatatagaattaaatagagaaaGTTCTTGAACTCAGGCATCGGGGAACAGTtttgcaattaggatagaaatatacttaattgccttgcttggttgaattACATGAAATATAAATGCTTTCTTGTTAGTCTTAATTCCATAGGCGTATAGGCATTAAATTAGCTTGAATAAGCGAGTAAGAACTAAGCAAATTCTtacgagtaatatcaaccctgtcaatcaacaatccagataaatcaattagtcattttaatCCAAGAACGCAACAAGATTGTTAGCTAGCCTATGACCGTGGAATACTCTCTCCTACTGATTTTTATTCGAAAttgcttaagtgttgtggttgatttctagttATTTCATTGCTTGATAGTCTCCTATGTAGAATATAAGTCACTTACACattttgtgagaaatctcttGAATCAATAAGTAatttgagtttgaatcagtcaaaagttaatcataagtctccgTAAGAATGATACTCTagtcactactttattacttgacgaccgcgtctACTTGCCTGTGCGTTTGAccacaacaagtttttggcgccattgccggggacttagaaattagctacttgtttgagttaagcttttattagttatttgttcaagttttaattttcagtttgccttgtttgtgttaacgtaGGCTCTTCtattgaatgcggaggagtagaagtgcaaacaacctccttTCTCTTGATCCTGACTTGAACGAACACTTCACATagtgaggagggaagtcgaagGTAGAACTAGAATAGAAAGATAGTTGGACATCGTAGCTCAACCacaaccaatagagatggcaggtaacgaagagcgtccggtgatagaagATGCAAGGCCCAATCTTACTAATAtaactcaggctattgtgaagcctgatttcacgggtcactttgaactcaaacagtacatggtacagctgatgcagtccacagggcaatatgtgggtctatctcatgaagacccgcagaggcaaATTCAGATCTTcctggaaattacggacacttacaattatccgaatgtTTCCAAGGATTATGTCAGGCTGACATTGTTCGCCTTTTCACTGCTGGGGGAAGCCAAAGAATGGTTGCAAATGTAGCCCGCGAACTCGATCCACagttgggatgatctagcaaggaaattcttaatcaagtttttcccactAAGAAGATAAAGTCGCTAAGAAGCCAGATTCTTatgttccaacaacgggatggcaaGACACTtcatcaagcttgggaaagatacaagaagctgcTCAAAGACTGCCCACATCactgtcaaactgatgaggtgtTGGGGCACACTTTTGTAGATAGGTTAGACgagacatcaaagatgaatcttgattcagcttatggaggtagttgcatggcgaggctGTATAGTGAAATCCAGCTCCTGCTAAACAACTTCACTACTAAtgatcataattggcaaggagatggggaatcacgaagagcaattaaacagaaaGCAGCCGGTgtaattgagcttgatgacttctcaacCATGAGAGCAAacatagcaaaattggcaaatcagttgaatagaatgacaatgcaccagacacaacagatgcaacatgtacaacatATGTCTACTTGTTGTAAATTATGTGGTAGCAGTCACAAGAGTCACATGTGCCTTACAAATCCTGAATCTATCTACTATGTGGGGTAACAGAGCAGAGGTCTGATAAAtcagcatgcacaatatgggaacacttacaatctaAATTAGAAGAATCATCCTAAATTTTCCTGGGCTGGAAATCAAACGACTCATAATCATTATAGGACCCAAGAAAAATTTAATCAACCTCAAAAGCCACCCCAGCAAATAGAAGAGAGTACAAATGATTTGttgaagaagttgttgcttgaTAATCAACAACTCAGGActgatttcagaaatcttgagagacaAATGGGGCAGTTAGTGTCAAATAAAAATACTAGGCCTGCAGGTGCTCTTCCTAGTGATACAGAGAataaccctcaagttaatgcagttacactcagaaacgggAGAGAATTAGAATAAGTGCCAAAGAAAATAAAGGACAAGCCTATACTTGAGGGGGAGTTGATCCCTAAGGCAACACATGAGTCAAAGAAAGATGATACAAGTTCAGAGCCAGTGAATgttgcaaggccaccaccacctttcccccaaagattggagaagaagaatgatggctgcatgttcaacaaatttctctctatgttgagccgggttcaattgaatattccattgGTAGATCTACTTtgcgaaattccaaagtatgctaagtacataaaagatctAGTGGCTTACAAGAGGAGATTGACTGAATTCGAGACAGTCGCaattactgaggagtgcacttcgagggtccaaaacaagcttactcaaaagcttaaggatcctggcggCTTCACCATCTCTGTACGGATTAGTAATATCGATGCGGGTCATGCTCTTTATGATtttgggggcgagcataaatCTAATGCCCTTGTCCTTGTTCAAGAAATTGGGTCTGGAAGCTCCAAGACCAACCATTGTGATGTTGCAACTAGCGGACAGATCCATAGCCTaacctgaaggagtgattgaagatgtgttgtTACAAATTgggaaattcatcttcccagcggACTTCTTTATCTTAGATtatgaggctgatgaacaagttccaatcatattgggatgacctctcttggctacagGTGATGCAATTATTAAAGTGAGAGAGgaaaaaatgattatgagggtggacaacgaggaagcagttttTAATGTCTACTAGggaatccaacttccccgccattatgaggagctctctatgatatgtgttgtggaggtggatgagcaacTTATCGACATGAGTATATATCTAGATGATTCTCTAGAGAGAGCACTCATGTTGTTCGATAGCTTGGAGATTGATGAAGCGGTTGAGAAGATGATGTATATACTAGATGCATCTTGTGCTTACATGCAGTGATTAAACCCCTTTGATATCCTAAACAGGCCAAGTGAGCCTCCTCCAAAGCTGTCGATTGAAGAAGATCCaaaattggaacttaaaccctCCCTCCCCCCTCCCACCTTCAATTTGCTTATTTGGGTGGTTTTGACACTCTCtctgttattgtttcttctgacttgtctaaattgcaggaagaaaagctgttaggagtgctacgtgagcacaagcgagcaattgggtggacgatgTCTGACATTGGAGGCATTAGTCCATccttctgcatgcataaaatcctcatggaggaaggACACAACCCGAGTGTAGATCAACAACTCcacctaaatccaatcatgaaagaggtggtaagaaaagaagtgattaagtggcttgatgcaggtattatATTTCCAATCTCCGATAGCAAAAGGGTAAGCCCCGTCCAATGTGTGCCTAAGAAAGGGGGTGACTGTAGTGGTTAATAAAAATAATGACCTGATTCCCACAAGAATTGtgactggatggagaatttgcatataTTATAGAAAATTAAATAATGCCACTCGAAAGGACCACTTTCCCCTCCcgtttattgatcaaatgcttgataggttagctggacaggaatactactgtttcctagatggctattcggggtataatcagatttctATAGCCCCataagaccaagagaaaactacatttatgtgtccctatggcacttaTGCGTTTAAGAGAATGCCCTTTAGtctctgtaatgcacctgcgacttttcaaaggtgtatgatggctatttttactgacatggtggaaagatttgtagaagtgttcatggatgatttttctgtgtttgggtgttcttttgataattttttattgaaccttgataaagtgcttgcttggtgtgaagagacaaacttggtgctaaactggaaaAAGTGTCATTTCACGGTACGTGAAGTtatagtcttggggcacaaggtgtctaAAAATGGTTTGCGGGCAGACAAAGCAAAGGTTgaggcgattgaaaaattgcccccaccaaCTTCCGTCAAGGgaattcgtagtttcttgggccatgcaggtttttatcgtcgtttcattaaaacattttcaaaaatttcttcgcCTTTGTGCAGGTTTCTTGAGAAAGATATCCCCTTCATGTTTGATGATgcctgtctgaaagcatttgaggagctaaagggaagattggtgactgcaccaattatcattgcccCAGATTGGGCGCATCCATTTGGGTTGATGTGCGATGCGAGTGAAATAGAAATCAGAGTTGTTCTGGGGCAAACAAGGGAGAAAATTTTTCACTctatttattatgcgagcaaaactccAAATCCAGCCCAGATGAACTACACTGTTACTAaaaaagagttgcttgcagtggtgtgggcatttgacaagttcagatcctatctagagggaaccaagtctgcacacttcattcaaGTCATGACTACCACTAAGTTTGAATTCCAATTTAATTTCCCTTATTCCGAAAGTCTAAAGTCCTTCCAATTTTCACCAATTCCGACCTACCTTTATTTATGGGATATTTGAAGGAGAGCTTTGGAATTCGACATCAGGAAGTGTTTTCACACCATCGACCGACATCGACTCATCCTAATCTTTAAGGAAGAGATCGACGATCCCAAGTTCTTTTGCCCCATTCAGAAAGTACTTTAGAAAATCTGTCTAGAATTAATTAGAGAGATTGTTTACCTACATGGTGTGTCTATATCTAATAACTCGGATCGAGGCACTCAGTTTACGTCATATTTTTTTAGAGTCGTGTAGCATGAGTTGGGCACATAGGTcgagctgagtacaacatttcatccccagacaaacGAGCAGAACGAACGTagtatttagatcttggaggacatgttgcacgCCTGTGTCATTGATTTCGTGGGTCAGTGGGATCAGCTTCTACTATTaatagagtttgcctataacaacaactaTCAATCAAGTATCcaaatggctccttatgaggatttatatgggaggcgatgtcattctccgGTTGATTGGTTTAAGCTTAgggaggctagattgttgggcactaatttggttcatgatgctttgaaaaaggtgaatttattcaggagcggctttgcaCAGCGCGGTCCAGGTAAAACAGATGAGTAGGCtcatgatgtggcattcatggttaaTGAGAGGGTTCTACTtagagttttgcccatgaagggtgtgatgaggttcgggaagaagggcaagttgagcccttatTATATTGGTCATTTTGAGGTTCTAGAGAGacttggtgaggtggcctacagacttaaTTACTACCCACCTTATCgagagttcatccggtgttccatgttgcCATGCTTCAGAAGTACTATGAGGATCTGTCACATATGTTAGATTTTAGCTTGCTGTAGTTGGACAATAATTTGACTTATGTCGAGGAGCCAGTAGCTATGTTGGAGAGGCAAATCTGAAAACTGAGGTTGAAGAACATTGCATCGGTAAAGGATCAATGGATAGGTCAACCGTCCGATAAGGAatcttgggagaccgagcattatATGTGGAGCTGATATCCTCATATTTTTGATaccccaggtatgattctaaactcgttcgaggacgaacgtttgtttaaaggGGGAGAATTTATctacccggctggtcattttgtgtatttgagccccgtttCTCCTTTGAAGCTTTCCGTGTGTGTATTTGTTATTAATTGACTTGCGGGGATTGATGGTTTTATTTCGGTAAGGTTTTGGGTTTAATTGGAACACCTAGTTCCTagtttggaagagttgaccaagtttgacttttgtgaaaattaatttcggaatggtattttgatgcttccaataggttcgtatgatgattttggatttaggcgtatacccggaatcgaattcgaaggttcCTATGATGAATTAGCTCTTTTTGCTGAAAGTTTACAATTTGAAGATTTagaaatttcttaagtttgacctTGGGTTGAGTTTGTGGCTATAgagttcggattgtggtttcgggacttggaataggtccgttttttCATTTggaaattgtatgcaaagtttaaTCTTATTGCGAGTTGGTTTGATTggaatcagatgcttggttgtgaatttagaagttcttgagtttcattatgaTTTTGATGCATTTTAACGTTCGATTCGTGGTTTCAAacgttattttagtattttgagctcgcgagcgagttcgtacAAGGTTTCTAGACTTGTTGAGATGGTTGGTGTGGAGCCCTGgaggatcgggtgagtttcagatgtgtttTGGGATTGGGTCTTTATAGTTTGGAAACAAGTTGTTTTGGGAtattgtggcacatgtggacatgtttCATGGGTTGATTGTTGTTGTGaggagtataagggtggcgatATGCACATGCGGCAaaataagggaggcatttcacttTTATATGCATGCGGCGAAATAAGAGTGGAGATATGCGCATGCGGCAGAATAAGGGAGACATTTCATTGTTATGTGCATGCTGAGAAATAAGGGTGACActgttgatgatattatgtaaTATTTCGGGGTGTCTCACTTGATGTTGTTTATGTGTTTAAACGTGGTTGATATTTTTAATATACTTGTTTCTTATAAGTTTCCATCTTGTAATTTTTATGAGTTGTTAGTTGAATTTGACATGCTATCATATGTCCTACTCCTATTTGATGTTTGGTTGACAAAGATAGGTTTTTTTACATTGACTTTTTATCACATGCTCTAGAGGTTGCTGATATTTTCTCTGTTATATATTCTATGGTTAGTTTTTCTTtgatatattgcacatgttaattgattagtgagtatcacattacttgaacctcgtcactacttcaccgagtttagtcttgatatttactgagtactgactgtggtgtactcatactacgcttctgcctatttttgtgcagatccagatacttctGATCTGGCGGATTAATAGGGTGGAGTGCTtgtgcttattggagacttcaaggtatcccCGTTGTTCTGTTCGTAGGCCTTCGAGTCACCCTCTTTACTTTTTTCTATTATTTATGTATTTCAAACGGTATTGTACACTTTGAGACGTGATATGTATTCTATTTAGAGCTTATGGCTCAGTACTACCGGAATTTGGGAAGTTAATTATTGTACCCACAGTTGGCAGTTTTGTTAATTTGATTTTGTGATATTTGGATTGACATCACTATGttgtaggcttacctagtcttagagactaggttccatcatgatCTCATCGGtgagagtttgggtcgtgatatatcCCTTTGAGTATCCACTGAATTTGTTGTTCAAAACACTTGACTTCTTTCATTTATAGTTCTGTGTTTTTTAATCTTGTTATTTGATTTTTTGGTTTAGTTATATAAATTATAGGTTTAATAAAGAGGTGCATGTTCAGCGATTGTGTGATTAATTTGTCCATCTAATTCTGCGTGACATGTTTATTCGAATGCTTTGGAAGAAGTTATGTGTAGTAAAATAACGAATCATAATCGTTTAACCTGTGCAATGTCAATGCCTAATTTACCAAGTAGGATTTCCCCTCTCAAGAACTGAGAAGTATAGCCAGAAAtatgatcatcttcgactctgtgTGAAATGCTTGATGAAGTAACTCATTTGTCAGTATTTCAACAAGAATTAATAGCTTGCAGTTCCTGATATTCTGTTTAGAGTCTATTGGCTTTCAAGTTTACCTTCATCATTACAGACTAGCTTAAAACTCGCTTCAAGTGTTATGATCATCTTTGTGAAACATACTAGGACAAGTGTAAAGAATGGATGGCTTTTCTATCTATGCATCTGAAACATGAACTTTAGTCGACTGATATCTGTGATCTTGAAACCATATGTAATAATATTCTGAATTTCTATTATGAATGCCAGGGATACTTCATTAGTATAGGAAAAGATAAATTATAAGCATGCATAGCTCTTCCTAGAAATACTGTGGCATTGTTCATTTCATCAACTCAATTGGTCTCTATCAGCTTGATGTAATACTAGTGAGGAAATAAAAAATATGCCTATAGAACTTTGCCCTTTATCATCAAAACTGAGATTTAGATAATGAACATGATTAAGAAAGAAGCTACTATAAACAATCATTATTTTCTTCCTTTACTTGTTGTAACTGCTAAGTGTCGAGCATGAACATTACCCTCCTTATAAGTGGTAGTCTGAAGCGTAATGCTTAGCTTTATTGAAGAGGTAGTGGGAAATCAGTAGGAATATATAAGAAATGGAAATTCGCTTATGGACCTCTATCAATAATCAATGTAGATATAATCTTCTACGCTATAACCATACAATTGCTGATAGAGTCTTCACCTTCTGTGTGTTGTCATGAACTAAAACACATACTGCTTATTAAGTCTAGAATGTTTCCTATTAGGGTCTGTACGACAAATTATGTTAAGATGAATTTCGATTTTATAACTTACTTCAAGATGTAGAAATGGAAAAATATGTTCTGCTCCAAGCTGATAAATTGTTCTTAATAGCCTCTGAATTTGCAATTAGAAGCTAGATAAATATTATTTGTTACATTGTGACTGGATATAAGAGGTTAATTCTTTGtgtataatttttttattggaaGAGTAGGAAATCGGTAGTTTCTAAGATAGCCTTGGGTCGACTATACCTTGTAAAGATCCCTCCCAGGCACAAGCATTGCTCGGGGTCcatgaggcccttgtgaactttgaagtATCAGGAAAATAAGGGAACTCCTTTGACATCCATAGACCTCGGGTAAGCTGAAAACAAATTGATTCCTATTAACCCTCTAGGAAAATCACTTACAAATAACTTTGATTTGCTGCTATCATAGCATTTACCTATTTACGTTGTTATTATATATCTTTTATTTGGTTAAGGTAAGTTAATCTAATCCTtatatttctttcctttttgggCCTTTTTTAGTTCATTTTCACTCTGGCCCTGTCCTAGCGACTAGGCTACTAATGCTACACCGCTTTGGGCCTGCTATTGTTCCTCGTTGCTATTTCTTAAGGGTTCCTAGAGCTAAAGATCCATGTCGGCCCCATAAGAGTTTAAACTGTCttacttactttattattattcctGTATATGTTGTGTTTGTACGTCAACTAACAAAATATTTGGATGccctattttcttttatttagtgCAAATATATAGTAGCTAACCTAGCTAATTACTACTCGTAGGTAAAGGAAATTTAAATATGAGTTATTCATAATCTTCCTCATTTTTTATATACAAGTCATTGCTTTCTAGTACTCTTTAATTTACCAAATGTTTTGCAGAAACAAATTTCCATTAACTATGAGGCAAATGTTTAGAGGTGAATCAGCTTAAAAAGAGTTTGGAAACAGGCTAATCATTCTCCGAAACAACAAGCGGCACTTTAGACATAAAATTAGTTTTTATGAAAAAATGCAACAAAACAAGGACCACGAACTGGGCTTCATAAGTCCTGCTTATATTTGAAAACAAATATGATTTGCAAGAAGAAGAATTTCGACCATTTGTGGCTACTTAGCCTAGTTGATTTCCTTCTAAAACAGATTGGCCTGATACATTTTAGAAGTTTAAGAAGCTATTTAAAGGCTCAATTCCTTTGCTCCAAAATCAGTTATTTCCTTTATTTCAAAAAATGGTATTTTTTCTTCCTTCCACTTATATTTTTCCGTAAGTTTAGACAACTTAGATTATTTTATGCGCCCATATAACTTAAACTATACCCGCATTTATATTATTTATCGAACCTCATCAACTTTTCTCCTAATTCTACTTTTTTGATAAATCCTATTACTACTTATCTTTACCTATAACCATCAAATAAATTTGCTTCTATACTTTAACACACAGACATCCTTCGTTAATTTAGAGTTAACTTTCTTTTAGTTGATGAACAAATAATCGGAACATAGGCAATTCTTTTTTCCATTTTTAGACTAAGTTTAACGAACTACTTTTGTATATTATAAGGGATGTCTCACCCTTCCCCATAGAATAGCTTGAACCGTTACCTAAAATCTCACTGGTTTAGCAGATTATTAAGTTGTTGATCTTTATCCGACTTATAGATACACTGATAtaccttaaatattaggtggtgactccTTACCTTTATGAACCTCAGAATTACCATTATGTTGAGTCATGTCTTAACTAGTGTAAAATAGGGCGCAACAGCATGGCGACTCCGCTTGGATACTTAGGTTCTAACCTTAGCGGACTTAGTCTAAAGTTCTAACACTTGGGGATGTTTGTTTATATTCTGTAAATCATTCGTTTAACTTTCGTTACATGTCTAGTTTATATACTTTCACAACTTGCTATTACATGCTTATTGCTTTATCACCAATACTATCACATGTCTATCACAATTACTTGTCACTGCTTTTAATAGACTGTCATTGCACTTTTCTATCGAGTCTTGGTCGTGCACAATCACACACAAATCACGCAATGGTTGTCTTttcacccctccgaaccttctttcaaaaACTCTTTAGTTTCCAAGAATGTCATGCGAGGTCAACTAAAATGTCATCTCGTAGTTATTCAGTCTGATGCTGAAAGTTTAGGAAATACTCTACCCTTAGAAATATAGGTGATGTTGCATATACCTTAGGTGGGTCGATCCTTGGCATTGACCCACAAATAGGAAGACCTCCCTAATATCAACAGGTTTTGCACCTAATGACATGTATTtatatgaaaataataaattaatccAAATTTAAGATGCCAAGGATTCGGAATAACATTTACTAAGATTTTTTCATCTACATTCCTTTAGATTAAAATCAATGCAACATCCTAGACATTGGCATTGTCATGGGAGACCCCCACAAAATTGAAGCAGCGGCGGAGGAATATTCGGAGGGCACACGGAGATGGTAGTAGAATACACTTGGGAGCACTGACAGTACTAATGAATGTCTGGGCCAACAGGGCACTTACAAAGCTACTGGTCGAATTTTGAGACCCTTCTAAGGCAGTCTTCAAATTCATTGATTGTGAAATAACACCCACGCTCGAGGAGGTTACCAGCTTTACGGAACTGCAATTTGCCGGACGGAGGCCAATACTACCAGTCATCATGCTGGGTCACAGATTCCTGTGTGCTTTGGAATTGAAAA
This region of Nicotiana tomentosiformis chromosome 4, ASM39032v3, whole genome shotgun sequence genomic DNA includes:
- the LOC138909693 gene encoding uncharacterized protein, yielding MFQQRDGKTLHQAWERYKKLLKDCPHHCQTDEVLGHTFVDRLDETSKMNLDSAYGGSCMARLYSEIQLLLNNFTTNDHNWQGDGESRRAIKQKAAGVIELDDFSTMRANIAKLANQLNRMTMHQTQQMQHVQHMSTCCKLCGSSHKSHMCLTNPESIYYVGTQEKFNQPQKPPQQIEESTNDLLKKLLLDNQQLRTDFRNLERQMGQLVSNKNTRPAGALPSDTENNPQATHESKKDDTSSEPVNVARPPPPFPQRLEKKNDGCMFNKFLSMLSRVQLNIPLVDLLCEIPKYAKYIKDLVAYKRRLTEFETVAITEECTSRVQNKLTQKLKDPGGFTISVRISNIDAGHALYDFGGEHKSNALVLVQEIGSGSSKTNHCDVATSGQIHSLT